The sequence below is a genomic window from Candidatus Babeliales bacterium.
GTATACGTTATATCGGTAAATGGATATGTCCACCAACCATAGCGATAACCAAAGCGTGCATGCGGCACAAAGAAGCCAACACCACCGCAATAGTAGTACCCATAGCTTGGATAGTAAAACCCATAAAGCGGATCGAAATAACTCCAACCTGGCCAAATCAGGCCCCAACCCCACAAACCAAGCGGCCTGTTCCAATAACATGATCGATAGTTAGAAAACAACACGGAGCGTCTACGATAGCCCGAGCCATATGAACGGCGCCAACCAGAACGCGAGCGGGCACCAGCGCCGCTAAGCCTTGCAGCCCTTCTGCTTGAACGGCTGCTCACACGACCAGACGATCGTGCTCTAGATGTACGAGAAACTCTTGAACTAGAAGCTCCAGAACCTGCCAAGCTTGTAGATCTTACGCGAGAACTGCCGGTACTACTGGTACGAAAAGAGCGCCGTCCTCCAGAGCCATGCGACGAGAAACTTGAAGCACCAGAACTAGAACGTCGAGAATAGCCACCACCAGAAGAGCTACGCCCCGAACCCGACGAGCGCGAACTACCACCGCCTCCTCGAGCACCCGAAGAGCCAGAACGCCCACCACCACGACCACCTCGCGCAGCAAGTAAGACGGTTTCTTGTTGTGCCAAACTAACATTCATCAGATCAGTGGCAGCACAATCTACCCCTACAAGACCCAACACGAGCGCCAATAGGCCTCTGCTTTTTACTATTTTCATAACTTCTCCCTCACTTAACGCATTAATTTTTCAAAAATTAAAGATCGATACATTTAAACAAAATAGTACCTAAATTTAATATTAGAAAAATACGCGAAGAAAACGCAAGAGTTTAGTTAAGAAAAAATAGTGGAACAAAGCCCTATTCTACAGCACAAAACACTTATGGGCACTCGGGAACTGGACGCTGTTTTGCCCAGGCATCAAGGTCTACTAAGTATCGCAAAAGAGCTGGAAGCTGAGAAAGACGTACCGAATTAGGACCATCACACAAAGCTTTTTCAGGCTCTTCATGAACTTCCATAAATACCCCTGCTATCCCTTGAACAATAGCAGCAGCTGCAATGGTGGGCACGAAGTGCCGATCCCCGCCAGACGAATCACCAAGCTGCCCAGGACGCTGGACGGCATGAGTAGCATCAATGACAACCGGCTTACCAAAACGTTTCATAATGGGGAAATTTCGCGGGTCTACGACCAAGTCTTCATAGCCCATGGTAAAGCCACGCTCCCCAAGCCAGACCTGCTCATTGCCTGTTGAGGCAACTTTGTCGACCAACGAACCCATTTTTTCAGGCCGTACAAATTGGCCCTTTTTAATGAAAACCGTTCGGCCAGTCTTGCCAGCAGCCAACAAAAGATCGGTTTGTCGACACAAAAAGGCAGGCACTTGCAAAACATTAGCTACGTCGGCCACATGTGCCGCCTGCCATGCTTCATGAATATCGGTAACCACAGGAAGATCAAACTCTGCTTTAACTTTTTCAAAAATACGCAACCCTTCATCCATACCAACGCTACGATAGCTTTTGGCTGAAATGCGGTTCGCTTTGTCAAAAGAACCTTTAAAAATAAGGTTGAAAGAGAGTTGTTCAGATAACTTTTTAAGTTCTTGAGCAAGCATAAGCGTATGCGCTTCATCTTGCAATGCACATGGCCCCAAAATAAAAAAAAGCGGCTTTTCGTTGCCGCTCATTTTTTCAAGCCAAAGGTGTTTTTGGTTCATCTTCGTCTTCTATTTTATTTTCTGCTTTTTTTTCTATAGTTTTGCAAATTTCGTCCAAGATGCCATTGATGAACTTGTACGAATCTTTTTCAGCAAATGCTTTAGCCAATTCTACTGCTTCATTGATAACAATGGAAACAATAGCGTCTGGTTGACGCAGCTCCCACAATGCCATGCGCAAAATAAGTCGTGTGCAACAACCAAGCCGTTCAAGTTTCCAATTCTTCAAAAAGGGTTTAATGCCCTCATCAAGCAGATCACGCTGCTCAACAACACCATGCGCCAGTTGATAAGCAAATGACTCAGCATCAACATCCAAGTTAAAGCCATCCTTGAAGTCTTGAATCAAATCATCCAATGAAACCGTATAATCAAAACGGTCAAGTGCATAAATTAAATGAAACGCAACAAAGCGCTCATCGCGTCTAGATTCTGCTTTTAAAGGATGTTCTTCTCCCAGGACAAAGTCCTGATCGTTATCACGCTCATCAACAATGTTTTGATCTATGATGTTTTTTTCATTCATGGCTCTTAACCCTTGCTTCCCAAAAAGAAGCTTTCTTAGTTTACACGCTCAATATATTTGTCTTCGCGTGTATCAATTTTAATTTTATCACCTTCTTGCAAGAACAATGGCACACTAATAACCAAACCCGATTCAAGTGTTGCAGGCTTGCTACCACCTTGAGCGGTATCACCTTTTACACCAGGCATAGTTTCAGTAATAGTCAAAATCATAAACATTGGCGGCTCAACACTTACCACGCGACCCTTAAAGCTCATAACGCTGTAAGCTTCGCCTTCTTTCAAATAGTTTTTAGCACCAACAATTTGATCTTCACTTAAATCAACTTGTTCAAAGTCTTCTTTGTTCATAAAGTGATACATATCATCAGAAGAATAAAGGTACTGCATGTTAACTTGTTCTACATCTGGTTCTGGAAATTTTTCAGCAGAACGGAAGGTTTCTTCCAACATACGACCAGTCAATAAATTACGCATTTTTGTACGCAAGTAAGTGCCACCCTTACCAGGCTTTACCAATTGATAATCTATCACAAGCCACGGCTCGTTATTCCACAATATCTTTGTTGAGCCTTTTTTGAAATCTGATGTTGAAATCACGGGTTACCCTTACCTCTTTAAAGCGTTATAATGTAGTAAAACCATATGAATAAAGGTAGATCAACATACAGTTTTTTTCAACTTAATCCAGCAATATCATGAATTTTGAGCAAAAAAGTGGTTATTTTAAAACCTAGCCAAAAATAAGCCGGCACGCCTGATCAAGCAACTGGCCAATTTTGTCTTCTTCAAGACGAGTAAATGGTGTCAAAACATAGTCACCAACCTCATCTCTGTTTTCTGGCCGCCCTATTCCAAACCGAAGGCGCCAAAACTCTGCCCCTACTACCCCCATAATTGAGCGCAAACCATTGTGGCCTTTAGCACTACCACCAAAGCGCATACTCAGGTTGCCAAAAGGCTTTTCAAGCTCATCGTGCACAACAACAACCTGTTCTGGCTTAATGCCTTTTTTGGTAAGAAATGACATAACCTTGCCTGAATCGTTCATAAACGTTTGGGGTTTAATCAGGTACACGCTGCTCACGCTGCCATCAACCGTCATTGAGGCCTGAGCTACGTCCATTTTGTCAGTTGACTGCCAAGCAGCATTCAGCTGGGCGGCCAAATTT
It includes:
- the nusB gene encoding transcription antitermination factor NusB, yielding MNEKNIIDQNIVDERDNDQDFVLGEEHPLKAESRRDERFVAFHLIYALDRFDYTVSLDDLIQDFKDGFNLDVDAESFAYQLAHGVVEQRDLLDEGIKPFLKNWKLERLGCCTRLILRMALWELRQPDAIVSIVINEAVELAKAFAEKDSYKFINGILDEICKTIEKKAENKIEDEDEPKTPLA
- the pth gene encoding aminoacyl-tRNA hydrolase; protein product: MVSKAQLQDYVFNASTIRAVIGLGNPGARYAKTRHNIGFRVVENLAAQLNAAWQSTDKMDVAQASMTVDGSVSSVYLIKPQTFMNDSGKVMSFLTKKGIKPEQVVVVHDELEKPFGNLSMRFGGSAKGHNGLRSIMGVVGAEFWRLRFGIGRPENRDEVGDYVLTPFTRLEEDKIGQLLDQACRLIFG
- the kdsA gene encoding 3-deoxy-8-phosphooctulonate synthase — translated: MNQKHLWLEKMSGNEKPLFFILGPCALQDEAHTLMLAQELKKLSEQLSFNLIFKGSFDKANRISAKSYRSVGMDEGLRIFEKVKAEFDLPVVTDIHEAWQAAHVADVANVLQVPAFLCRQTDLLLAAGKTGRTVFIKKGQFVRPEKMGSLVDKVASTGNEQVWLGERGFTMGYEDLVVDPRNFPIMKRFGKPVVIDATHAVQRPGQLGDSSGGDRHFVPTIAAAAIVQGIAGVFMEVHEEPEKALCDGPNSVRLSQLPALLRYLVDLDAWAKQRPVPECP
- the efp gene encoding elongation factor P, yielding MISTSDFKKGSTKILWNNEPWLVIDYQLVKPGKGGTYLRTKMRNLLTGRMLEETFRSAEKFPEPDVEQVNMQYLYSSDDMYHFMNKEDFEQVDLSEDQIVGAKNYLKEGEAYSVMSFKGRVVSVEPPMFMILTITETMPGVKGDTAQGGSKPATLESGLVISVPLFLQEGDKIKIDTREDKYIERVN